Proteins encoded within one genomic window of bacterium:
- a CDS encoding IS4 family transposase, with amino-acid sequence MELFHKILKSGCGIEKHQFKTAEGLRRCLAIDSIVAWRIMFLTMIGRTIPNLPCSVILQEHEWKSLWCFYHNTKKPPKEPPSLSQAIRMIAQLGGFLGRKSDGNPGAKVLWRGMKKLSVISLAWKAFGPP; translated from the coding sequence AATTATTCCATAAAATTCTAAAAAGTGGTTGTGGTATTGAAAAGCATCAATTTAAAACAGCAGAAGGACTTAGGCGCTGTCTAGCAATAGATTCCATTGTTGCCTGGAGAATTATGTTTTTGACTATGATTGGCAGAACAATACCAAACCTTCCTTGTAGTGTTATCCTTCAAGAGCATGAATGGAAATCTCTTTGGTGCTTTTACCACAATACCAAAAAACCTCCCAAAGAACCACCATCCTTATCTCAAGCTATTAGGATGATTGCACAATTAGGAGGATTTTTAGGTAGAAAAAGTGATGGTAATCCAGGAGCAAAGGTCTTATGGCGTGGTATGAAAAAGCTATCTGTCATTTCTTTAGCCTGGAAAGCCTTTGGTCCTCCATAA